In the genome of Streptomyces collinus, one region contains:
- a CDS encoding ABC transporter permease, with amino-acid sequence MADISPSRVAGWSGLKRWDSAVGALLVVVLLFSFGFVDGFGNALNLSFLIGNTLPIALIALPMTLLVVSGEIDLSVASTAGLSGAVMGALWNQGMTIETIIPICLLLGVVCGLVNGLLVTRLGLPSLAVTIGTLAAYRGIAQIVLGSDAVTDFPTQYLDFAAGRIGDTFVPYALLPFLVLLAIAVVALHATPFGRSLFAIGASEEAARFAGIRVKRQKLILFTLTGLMASLTGIFWALHYASARYDNATGLELSVVAAVLLGGIDFDGGKGTLGGAVAGVFLLGALQNVMSLQDVSAQSQIVVTGVLLVLSVLGPRVVRQISTARAGRRAASTPTS; translated from the coding sequence ATGGCTGACATCTCCCCGAGCCGAGTGGCCGGCTGGTCCGGCCTCAAGAGGTGGGATTCCGCCGTCGGCGCCCTGCTCGTCGTGGTCCTGCTCTTCTCCTTCGGCTTCGTCGACGGCTTCGGCAACGCGCTCAACCTGTCGTTCCTGATCGGCAACACGCTGCCGATCGCGCTGATCGCCCTGCCGATGACACTGCTGGTCGTCTCCGGTGAGATCGACCTGTCGGTCGCCTCCACGGCCGGTCTGTCCGGTGCCGTGATGGGCGCCCTGTGGAACCAGGGCATGACCATCGAGACGATCATCCCGATCTGCCTGCTGCTCGGCGTCGTGTGCGGGCTGGTCAACGGGCTGCTGGTGACCAGGCTGGGGCTGCCGTCCCTCGCCGTCACCATCGGCACGCTGGCCGCCTACCGGGGCATCGCGCAGATCGTGCTCGGCTCCGACGCGGTGACCGACTTCCCGACGCAGTACCTGGACTTCGCGGCCGGGCGCATCGGCGACACGTTCGTCCCGTACGCCCTGCTGCCGTTCCTCGTCCTGCTCGCCATCGCCGTGGTCGCGCTGCACGCCACACCCTTCGGCCGGTCGCTGTTCGCCATCGGGGCGAGCGAGGAGGCCGCCCGCTTCGCCGGCATCCGGGTCAAACGGCAGAAGCTGATCCTGTTCACCCTGACCGGTCTGATGGCCTCCCTGACCGGCATCTTCTGGGCGCTGCACTACGCCAGCGCCCGCTACGACAACGCCACCGGCCTCGAACTGTCCGTCGTGGCCGCCGTGCTGCTCGGCGGCATCGACTTCGACGGCGGCAAGGGCACGTTGGGCGGTGCGGTCGCCGGAGTGTTCCTCCTCGGCGCACTGCAGAACGTGATGAGCCTCCAGGACGTCTCCGCCCAGTCCCAGATCGTCGTCACCGGCGTCCTGCTCGTTCTGTCCGTGCTCGGCCCCCGGGTCGTACGGCAGATCTCCACAGCGAGGGCGGGCCGCAGAGCCGCCTCGACTCCCACCTCGTAA
- the sigJ gene encoding RNA polymerase sigma factor SigJ: MTGDEELAHRFEEHRGHLKAVAYRMLGSLSEAEDAVQEAWLKLSRTDTDDIQNLGGWLTTVTGRICLDMLRSRTARREEPMGDTQDTARAYVPDPVLRPLSRIDPAEEVLQADSVGLALLVVLENLTPDERLTFVLHDMFAVPFDDIAPIVERNPAATRQLASRARRRVRGATPSAEPDLGRQKQVLDAFLAASRAGDFEALVAVLHPDVLLRADSGALVRGAAASKVVQGAKAVAEQALMFAPFTQAAELVLVNGSVGMVNAHRGRVQSVMGVTIVDGRITDMYILADPARLERLEVPRPAV, encoded by the coding sequence ATGACAGGGGACGAGGAACTGGCGCACCGGTTCGAGGAACACCGAGGACACCTCAAGGCGGTGGCCTACCGCATGCTCGGATCGCTCTCCGAGGCGGAGGACGCCGTCCAGGAGGCCTGGCTCAAGCTCAGCCGCACCGACACGGACGACATCCAGAACCTCGGCGGCTGGCTGACCACGGTGACCGGCCGAATCTGCCTGGACATGCTGCGCTCGCGCACCGCCCGCCGCGAGGAGCCGATGGGCGACACCCAGGACACCGCGCGGGCCTACGTCCCGGACCCGGTGCTCCGGCCCCTGTCCCGCATCGATCCGGCAGAGGAGGTGCTCCAGGCCGACTCCGTGGGCCTGGCCCTGCTCGTCGTCCTGGAGAACCTGACGCCCGACGAGCGGCTCACGTTCGTGCTGCACGACATGTTCGCCGTGCCGTTCGACGACATCGCGCCGATCGTGGAGCGCAACCCGGCCGCGACCCGGCAGCTCGCGAGCCGCGCCCGGCGCCGGGTGCGCGGTGCCACCCCGTCGGCCGAGCCGGACCTCGGCCGGCAGAAGCAGGTGCTCGACGCCTTCCTGGCCGCTTCGCGCGCCGGGGACTTCGAGGCGCTGGTGGCCGTACTGCACCCGGATGTGCTGCTGCGGGCCGACTCGGGCGCGCTCGTGCGGGGCGCGGCCGCCTCCAAGGTGGTCCAGGGCGCGAAGGCGGTGGCGGAGCAGGCGCTCATGTTCGCCCCGTTCACGCAGGCCGCGGAGCTGGTCCTGGTCAACGGCTCGGTAGGAATGGTCAACGCGCACAGGGGCCGCGTCCAGTCGGTCATGGGCGTCACGATCGTCGACGGCCGCATCACGGACATGTACATCCTGGCCGACCCCGCGCGGCTGGAACGTCTGGAGGTGCCCCGACCGGCGGTGTGA
- a CDS encoding cytochrome P450, with the protein MTQAPIRTGEPKGFRSAELGWPELDRIPHPPRRVPLLGDVLGVNRSTPVQESMRYARRLGPVFRRKAFGKEFVFVWGARQAADLADESRFAKHVGLGVANLRPVAGDGLFTAYNHEPNWQLAHDVLAPGFSRDAMAGYHPMMLSVAQRLTEHWDRAAAAGRAVDVPGDMTKLTLETIARTGFGHDFGSFERSRPHPFVTAMVGTLTYAQRLNTVPFPLAPLLLRSASRRNEADIAHLNHTVDELVRARRAIGGGDGDLLDRMLETTHPDTGERLSPQNVRRQVITFLVAGHETTSGALSFALHYLARHPEIAARARAEVDRVWGDTAEPAYEQVARLRYVRRVLDESLRLWPTAPAFSRQARQDTVLAGEHPMRPGAWALVLTPMLHRDPDAWGPDAERFDPDRFDAQAVRSRPAHTFKPFGTGARACIGRQFALHEATLVLGLLLRRYELRADPAYRLRVTERLTLMPEGLRLRPERRAPVREPGSDLRRPVPGTGD; encoded by the coding sequence ATGACCCAGGCGCCGATACGGACCGGGGAGCCCAAGGGGTTCCGCAGCGCCGAGCTGGGATGGCCGGAGCTGGACCGCATTCCGCATCCGCCGCGCAGGGTCCCGCTGCTCGGTGACGTGCTCGGCGTGAACCGGAGCACCCCCGTGCAGGAGTCGATGCGCTACGCCCGCCGGCTGGGACCGGTCTTCCGTCGGAAGGCGTTCGGCAAGGAATTCGTGTTCGTCTGGGGTGCCCGGCAGGCGGCCGACCTCGCTGACGAGTCGCGGTTCGCCAAACACGTGGGGCTCGGCGTGGCCAACCTGCGGCCGGTCGCCGGGGACGGCCTGTTCACCGCGTACAACCACGAGCCCAACTGGCAGCTGGCCCACGACGTGCTCGCGCCGGGGTTCAGCCGCGACGCCATGGCGGGTTACCACCCGATGATGCTGTCGGTCGCGCAGCGGCTGACGGAGCACTGGGACCGGGCGGCGGCCGCGGGCCGGGCGGTGGACGTGCCCGGCGACATGACCAAGCTGACCCTGGAGACGATCGCGCGCACCGGCTTCGGGCACGACTTCGGTTCGTTCGAGCGCTCCCGGCCGCATCCCTTCGTGACGGCGATGGTGGGCACGCTGACCTACGCGCAGCGGCTCAACACCGTGCCCTTCCCGCTGGCCCCGCTGCTGCTGCGGAGCGCGAGCCGGCGCAACGAGGCCGACATCGCCCACCTCAACCACACGGTCGACGAACTGGTCCGGGCCCGGCGCGCCATCGGCGGCGGCGACGGCGATCTGCTCGACCGCATGCTGGAGACGACCCACCCCGACACCGGGGAACGGCTGTCGCCCCAGAACGTCCGCCGCCAGGTCATCACGTTCCTCGTCGCCGGACACGAGACGACCTCCGGCGCGCTCTCCTTCGCCCTGCACTACCTCGCCCGCCACCCCGAGATCGCCGCCCGGGCCCGCGCCGAGGTGGACCGGGTGTGGGGAGACACGGCGGAACCCGCCTATGAGCAGGTGGCCCGGCTGCGCTACGTCCGCCGGGTGCTGGACGAGTCGCTGCGGCTGTGGCCCACGGCGCCCGCGTTCTCCCGGCAGGCCCGGCAGGACACGGTGCTGGCCGGGGAGCATCCCATGCGGCCCGGGGCGTGGGCGCTGGTGCTGACGCCGATGCTGCACCGGGACCCCGACGCGTGGGGCCCGGACGCCGAGCGGTTCGACCCCGACCGCTTCGACGCACAGGCCGTACGGTCCCGGCCTGCGCACACCTTCAAGCCGTTCGGGACGGGCGCCCGGGCATGCATCGGGCGCCAGTTCGCGCTGCACGAGGCCACCCTGGTGCTCGGGCTGCTGCTGCGGCGCTACGAGCTGCGGGCCGACCCGGCCTACCGGCTGCGCGTGACGGAACGGCTGACGCTGATGCCGGAGGGCCTGCGGCTGCGCCCGGAGCGCCGCGCGCCGGTGCGGGAGCCGGGGTCAGACCTGCGCCGTCCAGTGCCCGGGACGGGCGACTGA
- a CDS encoding alpha/beta fold hydrolase yields the protein MTHSYRQPGVVLTDRRFTVPLDHDRPGGETIELYAREVVASDKTHQDLPWLLYLQGGPGFGADRSVGRPGWLGRALKEYRVLLLDQRGTGHSTPANRQTLPLRGGPAEQAGYLTHFRADAIVRDCEAIRAEVTGGAPWTVLGQSFGGFCVTSYLSLAPEGLATAVITGGLPALDAHADDVYRAAFPRIERKVSAHYARYPRDAERARRIADHLLHHDVVLANGYRLTVEAFQSLGIVLGTGDGTHRLHYLLENAFVRTPQGFTLSDAFLEQAQAMLSYARHPLYALIHESIYGQDARPTDWSAERVRAEFPQFDAAKALAGDEPLLFTGESIHPWMFECDPALRPLRETADLLAARTDWTPLYDPARLAANEVPVVAAVYHDDMYVDTAHSLRTARTIRGLRTWITDEFEHDGIRTGGPRVLDRLLALVRDEA from the coding sequence TTGACCCACAGCTACCGCCAGCCCGGAGTCGTCCTCACCGACCGCCGCTTCACCGTCCCCCTCGACCACGACCGCCCCGGCGGCGAGACGATCGAGCTGTACGCCCGCGAGGTCGTCGCGAGCGACAAGACGCACCAGGACCTGCCGTGGCTGCTCTACCTCCAGGGCGGCCCCGGCTTCGGCGCGGACCGCTCCGTCGGCCGGCCGGGCTGGCTCGGCAGGGCCCTGAAGGAATACCGCGTCCTCCTCCTCGACCAGCGCGGCACCGGCCACAGCACACCCGCCAACCGCCAGACACTCCCGCTGCGCGGCGGCCCCGCCGAGCAGGCCGGCTACCTCACGCACTTCCGCGCCGACGCGATCGTCCGCGACTGCGAGGCCATCCGCGCCGAGGTCACCGGCGGCGCCCCCTGGACCGTCCTCGGCCAGAGCTTCGGCGGCTTCTGCGTGACCAGCTACCTCTCCCTCGCCCCCGAGGGCCTGGCGACGGCCGTGATCACCGGCGGTCTGCCCGCCCTGGACGCCCACGCCGACGACGTCTACCGGGCTGCCTTCCCGCGTATCGAACGCAAGGTCAGCGCCCACTACGCCCGCTACCCGCGGGACGCCGAACGCGCCCGCCGTATCGCCGACCACCTGCTGCACCACGACGTGGTCCTGGCCAACGGCTACCGGCTCACCGTCGAGGCCTTCCAGTCCCTCGGTATCGTCCTCGGCACCGGCGACGGCACCCACCGGCTGCACTACCTCCTGGAGAACGCCTTCGTCCGCACCCCGCAGGGCTTCACGCTCTCCGACGCGTTCCTGGAGCAGGCGCAGGCCATGCTCTCCTACGCCCGCCACCCGCTGTACGCCCTGATCCACGAGTCGATCTACGGCCAGGACGCCCGGCCCACCGACTGGTCGGCCGAGCGGGTCCGCGCCGAGTTCCCGCAGTTCGACGCCGCCAAGGCGCTCGCGGGCGACGAGCCCCTCCTCTTCACGGGAGAATCGATTCACCCCTGGATGTTCGAGTGCGACCCGGCCCTGCGCCCGCTGCGCGAGACGGCCGACCTGCTCGCCGCCCGCACCGACTGGACGCCCCTGTACGACCCGGCCCGCCTCGCCGCCAACGAGGTACCGGTCGTGGCGGCCGTCTACCACGACGACATGTACGTCGACACGGCCCACTCCCTGCGCACCGCCCGCACGATCCGGGGGCTGCGCACCTGGATCACGGACGAGTTCGAGCACGACGGCATCCGCACCGGCGGCCCCCGCGTCCTCGACCGGCTGCTGGCCCTCGTGCGGGACGAGGCGTGA
- a CDS encoding pentapeptide repeat-containing protein: MLNGMGEHQAEQADLRGDCESCFGLCCVALPFAASADFAVDKAAGTPCRNLREDHRCGIHARLRQKGFTGCTVYDCFGAGQQVSQVTFGGRDWRTGPREDARRMFEVFPVVRQLHELLWYLTEALALPAARPLRAELDEALRKTRELTAGTPGELAGLDVAAHRQEVNVLLLRTSELARAGTKGRKKDRRGADLMGARLRGADLRGASLRGAYLIAADLTGADLRGADLIGADLRDADLTDADLTGAFFLTQPQLNAARGSAGTRLPGSVARPGHWTAQV; this comes from the coding sequence ATGCTGAACGGCATGGGAGAACACCAGGCCGAGCAGGCGGACCTGCGCGGCGACTGCGAATCGTGCTTCGGGCTGTGCTGCGTCGCCCTGCCCTTCGCCGCCTCGGCCGACTTCGCGGTGGACAAGGCCGCCGGCACGCCCTGCCGCAACCTCCGGGAGGACCACCGCTGCGGCATCCACGCCCGGCTCCGGCAGAAAGGATTCACCGGCTGCACGGTCTACGACTGCTTCGGCGCCGGGCAGCAGGTCTCGCAGGTCACCTTCGGCGGGCGGGACTGGCGCACCGGGCCGCGGGAGGACGCCCGCCGCATGTTCGAGGTGTTCCCGGTGGTCAGGCAGCTGCACGAGCTGCTGTGGTACCTGACCGAGGCGCTCGCCCTGCCGGCGGCCCGTCCCCTTCGCGCCGAGCTGGACGAGGCCCTGCGGAAGACCCGGGAGCTCACCGCCGGAACACCCGGGGAACTCGCCGGGCTCGACGTGGCGGCGCACCGCCAGGAGGTCAACGTCCTGCTGCTCAGGACGAGCGAGCTGGCCAGGGCCGGCACCAAGGGCCGCAAGAAGGACCGCCGGGGCGCTGACCTCATGGGTGCCCGGCTCAGGGGCGCCGACCTGCGCGGTGCCAGCCTCCGCGGCGCCTACCTCATCGCCGCCGACCTCACCGGCGCGGACCTGCGGGGCGCCGACCTGATCGGCGCCGACCTGCGCGACGCGGACCTCACGGACGCCGATCTGACCGGCGCGTTCTTCCTCACCCAGCCGCAGCTGAACGCGGCGCGGGGGAGTGCCGGGACCCGGCTGCCCGGGTCAGTCGCCCGTCCCGGGCACTGGACGGCGCAGGTCTGA
- a CDS encoding LacI family DNA-binding transcriptional regulator — protein MAQSVGIKDVARVAGVSVGTVSNVINRPDTVATETRARVLSAIDRLGYVRSESARQLRAGRSRIMGLLVLDMGNPFFVDVARGAERAARRAGLGVMVCNSAQDPGEEADYLSLFAEQRVRGVLLTPADATGRNIEAFRRHGIPFVLVDRVAEGTTECSVSVDDVAGGALAVRHLVDAGHRSLAYVSGPPGLNQVRDRRTGALEALAEAGLGPDALRELPTERLDVAAGRDAGARLLGLADRPTAVFCANDLLALGVLQAMYAAGVDVPDDLAIVGYDDIEFAAAAAVPLTSVRQPAVTMGAMAADLLLEETEEESEGRAHEHRRVVLQPELVVRRSSLSAR, from the coding sequence ATGGCCCAGTCGGTGGGTATCAAGGACGTCGCCCGCGTCGCCGGAGTCTCCGTCGGCACGGTCTCGAACGTGATCAACCGCCCGGACACGGTCGCGACCGAGACCCGGGCCCGCGTGCTGTCCGCGATAGACCGGCTCGGCTACGTCCGCAGCGAGTCGGCCCGCCAGCTGCGCGCCGGCCGCAGCCGCATCATGGGGCTGCTCGTCCTCGACATGGGCAACCCCTTCTTCGTCGACGTGGCGCGCGGGGCCGAGCGCGCCGCCCGCCGGGCCGGGCTCGGCGTGATGGTCTGCAACAGCGCCCAGGACCCGGGCGAGGAGGCCGACTACCTGTCGCTCTTCGCCGAGCAGCGGGTGCGCGGCGTCCTGCTCACGCCCGCCGACGCGACCGGCCGCAACATCGAGGCGTTCCGCCGGCACGGGATCCCGTTCGTCCTGGTCGACCGGGTCGCCGAGGGCACCACCGAATGCTCCGTCTCCGTGGACGACGTGGCGGGCGGCGCCCTGGCCGTACGCCACCTCGTCGACGCCGGGCACCGCTCCCTCGCCTACGTCAGCGGCCCGCCCGGCCTGAACCAGGTCCGCGACCGGCGCACCGGCGCCCTCGAAGCGCTCGCCGAGGCCGGGCTCGGGCCCGACGCGCTGCGCGAGCTGCCCACCGAACGGCTGGACGTCGCCGCCGGCCGCGACGCCGGGGCCCGCCTGCTCGGCCTCGCCGACCGGCCGACCGCCGTGTTCTGCGCCAACGACCTGCTCGCCCTCGGCGTCCTGCAGGCCATGTACGCGGCCGGTGTCGACGTCCCCGACGACCTCGCCATCGTCGGCTACGACGACATCGAGTTCGCCGCCGCCGCTGCCGTCCCGCTCACCTCGGTGCGGCAGCCCGCCGTCACCATGGGCGCGATGGCCGCCGACCTCCTCCTGGAGGAGACGGAGGAGGAGAGCGAGGGGCGGGCACACGAGCACCGCAGGGTCGTCCTCCAGCCCGAGCTGGTGGTCCGCCGCTCCAGCCTGTCGGCCCGCTGA
- a CDS encoding PIG-L deacetylase family protein has product MTTTQLQPMPGDWRRALAVVAHPDDLEYGCSAAIAAWTDEGREVAYVLATRGEAGIDTIEPARCGPLREREQRASAAVVGVSEVEFLDHEDGVIEYGTALRRDIAAAIRRHRPELVITLNHRDTWGGVAWNTPDHVAVGRAVLDAAGDAGNRWIFPDLVERGLDPWDGVRWVAVAGSSTPTHAVDATAGMERAVASLLEHRSYIEVLTDEDPETYVRGFLAQHAERTGERFGGRPAVAFELFSR; this is encoded by the coding sequence ATGACGACCACTCAACTGCAGCCCATGCCCGGCGACTGGCGGCGTGCCCTCGCGGTCGTGGCACACCCGGACGACCTGGAGTACGGCTGCTCGGCGGCGATCGCGGCCTGGACCGACGAGGGCCGGGAGGTCGCCTACGTCCTCGCGACCCGGGGCGAGGCGGGCATCGACACCATCGAACCGGCGCGGTGCGGGCCGCTGCGCGAGCGGGAGCAGCGGGCGAGCGCGGCGGTGGTCGGCGTGTCGGAGGTGGAGTTCCTCGACCACGAGGACGGCGTCATCGAGTACGGCACCGCCCTGCGCCGCGACATCGCCGCCGCCATCCGCCGGCACAGGCCCGAGCTGGTCATCACGCTCAACCACCGCGACACGTGGGGCGGCGTCGCCTGGAACACCCCGGACCACGTGGCCGTCGGCCGGGCCGTGCTCGACGCGGCCGGCGACGCCGGCAACCGGTGGATCTTCCCCGACCTCGTCGAGCGGGGCCTCGACCCCTGGGACGGCGTGCGCTGGGTCGCGGTCGCGGGCTCCAGCACCCCCACCCACGCCGTCGACGCGACGGCCGGCATGGAGCGCGCGGTGGCCTCCCTGCTGGAACACCGCAGCTACATCGAGGTGTTGACCGACGAGGACCCGGAGACGTACGTGCGCGGATTCCTGGCGCAGCACGCGGAAAGGACGGGGGAGCGGTTCGGCGGCCGCCCCGCGGTGGCGTTCGAACTGTTCAGCAGATGA
- the rhaS gene encoding rhamnose ABC transporter substrate-binding protein — translation MRKSTLRRSCAALATATSLALALTACGGTTKKDVANEGASAATAGKADPNAATKKGLTVGFLPKQVNNPYFTSADKGGEKALKELGSSYKEVGPSSATDTAGQVSYVNTLTQQQVDAMAVSAQDPGALCTALKQAMKNDIKVVTYDSDTTPDCRNAFVSQASAEDLGRTEVQLLAKQIDYKGEIAILSAAQTATNQNTWIDFMKDELKKPEYKNMKLVKTAYGNDDAQQSFQQTQGLLQEYPNLKGIISPTTVGIKAAAQYLSGSKYKGKVKLTGLGTPNDMRKYVKNGTVEAFELWDPAKLGELAARTAVALSSGQITGKEGETFKAGSMGEYTIGKDGVISLGKPTVFDAENIDQFNF, via the coding sequence ATGCGTAAGTCAACCCTGCGTCGCAGCTGCGCGGCCCTCGCCACCGCCACCTCCCTCGCGCTCGCGCTCACCGCCTGCGGCGGCACGACCAAGAAGGACGTCGCGAACGAGGGCGCCTCCGCCGCCACCGCCGGCAAGGCCGACCCGAACGCGGCCACCAAGAAGGGCCTCACCGTCGGGTTCCTGCCCAAGCAGGTCAACAACCCGTACTTCACCAGCGCCGACAAGGGCGGCGAGAAGGCGCTCAAGGAGCTGGGCTCCAGCTACAAGGAGGTCGGCCCGTCCAGCGCGACCGACACCGCCGGGCAGGTCTCCTACGTCAACACGCTCACCCAGCAGCAGGTCGACGCCATGGCCGTGTCCGCGCAGGACCCCGGCGCGCTGTGCACCGCCCTCAAGCAGGCCATGAAGAACGACATCAAGGTCGTCACCTACGACTCCGACACCACGCCCGATTGCCGCAACGCCTTCGTCTCCCAGGCCTCCGCCGAGGACCTGGGCCGCACCGAGGTGCAGCTGCTCGCCAAGCAGATCGACTACAAGGGCGAGATCGCGATCCTGTCCGCCGCGCAGACCGCGACGAACCAGAACACCTGGATCGACTTCATGAAGGACGAGCTGAAGAAGCCCGAGTACAAGAACATGAAGCTGGTGAAGACCGCGTACGGCAACGACGACGCCCAGCAGTCCTTCCAGCAGACCCAGGGCCTGCTCCAGGAGTACCCGAACCTCAAGGGGATCATCTCCCCGACCACGGTCGGCATCAAGGCCGCCGCCCAGTACCTGTCGGGCTCCAAGTACAAGGGCAAGGTCAAGCTGACCGGCCTCGGCACCCCGAACGACATGCGCAAGTACGTCAAGAACGGCACCGTCGAGGCGTTCGAGCTGTGGGACCCGGCCAAGCTCGGCGAGCTGGCCGCCCGCACCGCCGTCGCCCTTTCCTCCGGGCAGATCACCGGCAAGGAGGGCGAGACGTTCAAGGCCGGCTCCATGGGCGAGTACACCATCGGCAAGGACGGCGTGATCAGCCTCGGCAAGCCGACCGTGTTCGACGCCGAGAACATCGACCAGTTCAACTTCTAG
- a CDS encoding L-rhamnose mutarotase codes for MQRVCFLLKVRAERLDEYRERHAAVWPEMLQALSETGWHNYSLFLREDGLLVGYLETEDFAAARAGMEATDVNARWQAEMAPFFESLDGARPDAAMKPLTEVFHLA; via the coding sequence ATGCAGCGCGTGTGCTTCCTGCTGAAGGTCCGGGCGGAGCGCCTCGACGAGTACCGCGAGCGGCATGCCGCGGTATGGCCCGAGATGCTCCAGGCGCTCTCGGAGACCGGCTGGCACAACTACTCGCTCTTCCTGCGCGAGGACGGACTGCTCGTCGGCTACCTGGAGACCGAGGACTTCGCGGCCGCCCGGGCCGGCATGGAAGCCACCGACGTCAACGCCCGCTGGCAGGCGGAGATGGCGCCGTTCTTCGAGTCGCTGGACGGCGCCCGGCCCGACGCGGCCATGAAACCGCTCACCGAAGTGTTCCACCTCGCATGA
- a CDS encoding BNR repeat-containing protein: MHRRTLLAAALAGAVVTPAFASGTARAADPGPSVTRTGTTTLDGQALFFVSYDGLVNNNAFQKNGLLTYKGYQYAVWYTADRNAVVGRRALGASTWSTVKVGHTLRYNDSHNVISMGVSKADGRLHLNMDSHSDGFTYVKSVAGLMDNPGGLSWTASRFGAPQSTLDGLALTSQFTYPQFVSTPDGKLQLSYRVAVSGNGRNALAEYDGTKWTNLGEWSGSTGTYTSEHGSSTARNMYLHGIDYDRNGRLHSFFTWREQNGAVMCNSGGITNHDTGYVYSDDRGRTWRNNAGTVVGVTGGSDKVSVTDAGLVVDPLNPDHSLMNQESQFTDSAGRPHAIISYVPGRFGQCTTNYVANRTANGRAFHVRRNASGTWQKTEIPVPLNSSQRTKLILDTYDNAYAIFPFGRIAGASAASGYTDWRVLFDGSGLNAFGEVVIDETRVAQDGVLSFMYQEKSSGTTPSALHVIDFRLPA; this comes from the coding sequence ATGCACAGACGTACGTTGCTGGCCGCCGCCCTCGCGGGAGCAGTGGTGACCCCCGCCTTCGCCTCCGGCACGGCACGGGCCGCCGACCCCGGCCCCTCGGTCACCCGGACCGGCACCACCACGCTCGACGGCCAGGCCCTCTTCTTCGTGTCCTACGACGGGCTGGTCAACAACAACGCGTTCCAGAAGAACGGCCTGCTGACCTACAAGGGCTACCAGTACGCCGTCTGGTACACCGCCGACCGCAATGCCGTCGTCGGCCGCCGGGCCCTCGGCGCGAGCACCTGGTCGACCGTGAAGGTAGGGCACACGCTGCGCTACAACGACTCCCACAACGTCATCTCCATGGGCGTCTCCAAGGCCGACGGCCGGCTGCACCTCAACATGGACTCCCACAGCGACGGCTTCACCTACGTCAAGTCGGTCGCCGGCCTCATGGACAACCCCGGGGGCCTGAGCTGGACCGCGAGCCGCTTCGGCGCGCCCCAGTCGACGCTCGACGGCCTGGCCCTGACCTCGCAGTTCACCTATCCCCAGTTCGTCTCCACCCCGGACGGCAAGCTCCAGCTGAGCTATCGCGTCGCCGTCTCCGGCAACGGCCGCAACGCCCTCGCCGAGTACGACGGCACGAAGTGGACCAACCTCGGCGAGTGGTCCGGCTCGACGGGCACGTACACCAGCGAGCACGGCTCCTCGACGGCCCGCAACATGTACCTGCACGGCATCGACTACGACCGGAACGGCCGGCTGCACTCCTTCTTCACCTGGCGCGAGCAGAACGGCGCCGTGATGTGCAACAGCGGAGGCATCACCAACCACGACACCGGCTACGTCTACTCCGACGACCGGGGCCGCACCTGGCGCAACAACGCAGGCACCGTCGTCGGCGTGACGGGCGGCTCGGACAAGGTGTCCGTGACCGACGCCGGTCTGGTCGTGGACCCGCTCAACCCGGACCACTCCCTGATGAACCAGGAGAGCCAGTTCACCGACTCCGCGGGCCGGCCGCACGCGATCATCTCCTATGTCCCCGGCCGCTTCGGCCAGTGCACCACGAACTACGTCGCGAACCGGACCGCGAACGGCCGTGCCTTCCACGTCCGCAGGAACGCCTCCGGCACCTGGCAGAAGACCGAGATACCGGTCCCGCTGAACTCCAGCCAGCGCACCAAGCTGATCCTGGACACGTACGACAACGCGTATGCGATCTTCCCGTTCGGCCGGATCGCGGGGGCCTCCGCTGCCTCCGGGTACACCGACTGGAGGGTCCTCTTCGACGGCAGCGGCCTCAACGCCTTCGGCGAGGTCGTCATCGACGAGACGCGGGTCGCCCAGGACGGGGTGCTGTCCTTCATGTACCAGGAGAAGTCCAGCGGTACGACGCCCTCGGCGCTGCACGTGATCGACTTCCGCCTGCCCGCCTGA